The genomic segment GCCACGCGGCCGACGACCATCAATTCCACCGGCCGATCCATGCCGCCGGACAATTTTTCGGCCAGTCCGATGGCGTGCTTCAATCCCATTTCGTACCCACCGCCCAGGCTTCCTTCAACGAGCAGGATCCGATAGCGGTCCTCCGGTGGGCGTTCCGGACCGTTTGGTGTGTAGCGTGCCAGGTCCACGCCGTTCAGCACCACGTGATGCGGAACGTTCGTCGCGCCGTAGGTTCTCTCCCACCAATTGCACACGAATTGACTTTGATAGACGATGCGATTCGCCAACCGGGCGCGGATCGTGGACAGCACCCAATTGCCCCATTCCGCGCGCAGAAAATGACGCGGGCCGGTACGCAGTTTACGGTGAAGCCAATTGAACCCGTCGAGGCGCTGGATGATGGGAATCCCCTTCGTGCGCGCCCGCCACAATCCGATCAGTTGACGCGTGCCCCCGATCAGCAGCACGGCATCGTAGGGAACGTCGGCCAAATCGTTGGACACCGCGATGTCACGGGTGTGTAATCCTGCACAAAATTTGGCGCGGAACGATACCATGCCGCCCACGCCGGACATACGCGGCAGGACGCAGATTCGTTTAAGCTTGCTCACGGTCATCGCAGATCATCTCGCACGCCGATGCACTTTGCGGGAACACCGGCCCAAATTTCGCCTTCCCCCGTCGATTGAAGCAAGACGGCGTTCGCCGCCACGATCGTGCCGCGGGCCACGCGCAGCTCTCCGGATTTCCCCAGCACTTTCGAGCCCGGCGCCAGCAGCACGTCGTCCTCGACGACGATGCGTTTGAATTCGGATGCGCTGGCGGGAAGGTGCACGTCTGCCCGCCCGAGGGTCACACCCGGATACAACTTCACCCGATCACCGATCACCGTATGGGGATGTACCACGACCCCAAAACCCCCGTGTTCCAGGAGAAAATCTTCGCCGATTTCGACCGACCGCGGGATTTCCGCCCCCAGTAATTTCAATACGTAATAAGCGAGCCGACCGAGTAGTGGAAGCCGGCGAGCATACACGAGGCTGATATAGAAACCTTTATGCTGCATGTCATCTTTTCGCTGTCATGAAAATCACTTACACGTATCCAGTAACGCCTGCACGATCCGCTCGGCTGCATGTCCGTCGCCGAAAGGATTTACCGCACGGGCCATTTCTGCATATGCATTTCGATCATCCAACAAGCGCCGCGTTTCCGAGACGATGCGCTCGGTCTCGACGCCCACCAGGCGGGCGGTGCCCGCTTCGAGCGCTTCCGGCCGTTCCGTGACGCGCCGCATGACCAGCACCGGCGTGCCCAGAGCAGGGGCTTCCTCCTGCAGTCCGCCCGAGTCGGTCAACACCAGGTAGGCGCGTTGGATCGCATGCACCATGGGCAGGTAATCCAACGGATCGACGAGGGTAACATTGGGCACGCCGTCGAGAATCCGATGAGCAGGACCAAGCACGTTGGGATTCAGATGAACGGGATAAAGCAGGTGGACGTCTCCGGCGTGCTCTTCGGCGATGCGCCGCAGCGCGGAGAATATCTGCTCCAGGGGACGTCCGAAGTTCTCCCGCCGATGCGCGGTGACGAGTATCAACCGGCGCTCCCAGGGAACACCCGCCAGCGGACCGCTGTCGAAATCATAGTCACGCGCTACGATGGATTGCAGCGCGTCGATCACGGGGTTGCCCGTGACCACGATCTTCTCCGCGGGCACGTTTTCCTGCAGCAGATTGACGCGCGAAGCCTCTGTAGGGGCAAAGTGTAAATCTGCGACCGTACTCACCACGCGGCGGTTGATCTCCTCCGGGAACGGCTGCCACTTATCACCGGTGCGCAGGCCCGCCTCGACGTGACCCACCCTGGCGCGGTGGTAATAAGCAAGCAGGGAGGCGGCCATCACCGTCGTAGTATCACCCTGCAGCAGAACCCAATCGGGCGCCACCTCCTGCAGCACGGGATCGAGTCCCGAAAATATCGACGTTGTTAAGGCAGAGAGGGATTGATCGGGCCGCATCAGGTCCAGATCGTAATCCGGTTCGATCTCGAAGAGATCGAGGACCTGATCGAGCATCTCACGATGCTGGGCCGTGACACACACTTTCGAATCGATCTGCGCTTCTTCCGCCATGCGGGCGATGACCGGCGCCATCTTCACCGCTTCCGGACGTGTGCCGAAGATCGAAAGCACCCGCAGTCGGGAATCAGTCATCCTTCTCCCCGACTCCGATGACCCGCAGGTTGAATCCGGCTTTCCGCCACGTATCCCGATTCCAAATGCCGCGCGTGTCGACGGCCAATTTCCCGGCCATCAACTCGGCAACAGCCGACGGATCTAAATCATGAAACATCTCATGATCGACGAGCAACACGACGATGTCGGTGCCCTGCAGCGCCGCATCGAGGGATTGCGACGATTCTGCCCCGGCCACCGCCGCACCCAACAAATAGGGTTCGTAGGTCACCACTTCCGCGCCGGCGTCCACCAACAGCCGTACGACGTCGATCGCCGGGCTTTCACGCAGGTCGTCGACGTCCGCCTTGTATGCCAGGCCCAGCGCCGCCACCCGCTTGTCCTTCAAGCTTCCTGCGGCCGATTCGATGAGATCAAAAACGTAGGCGGGTTGGGAATCGTTGACCAGGCGCGCCTGGTGAATGAGCTGCGAGCGATCCGGCGCCGCCTCGA from the Anaerolineales bacterium genome contains:
- a CDS encoding glycosyltransferase, with protein sequence MTVSKLKRICVLPRMSGVGGMVSFRAKFCAGLHTRDIAVSNDLADVPYDAVLLIGGTRQLIGLWRARTKGIPIIQRLDGFNWLHRKLRTGPRHFLRAEWGNWVLSTIRARLANRIVYQSQFVCNWWERTYGATNVPHHVVLNGVDLARYTPNGPERPPEDRYRILLVEGSLGGGYEMGLKHAIGLAEKLSGGMDRPVELMVVGRVA
- the wecB gene encoding UDP-N-acetylglucosamine 2-epimerase (non-hydrolyzing); translation: MTDSRLRVLSIFGTRPEAVKMAPVIARMAEEAQIDSKVCVTAQHREMLDQVLDLFEIEPDYDLDLMRPDQSLSALTTSIFSGLDPVLQEVAPDWVLLQGDTTTVMAASLLAYYHRARVGHVEAGLRTGDKWQPFPEEINRRVVSTVADLHFAPTEASRVNLLQENVPAEKIVVTGNPVIDALQSIVARDYDFDSGPLAGVPWERRLILVTAHRRENFGRPLEQIFSALRRIAEEHAGDVHLLYPVHLNPNVLGPAHRILDGVPNVTLVDPLDYLPMVHAIQRAYLVLTDSGGLQEEAPALGTPVLVMRRVTERPEALEAGTARLVGVETERIVSETRRLLDDRNAYAEMARAVNPFGDGHAAERIVQALLDTCK